One stretch of Oryzias latipes chromosome 7, ASM223467v1 DNA includes these proteins:
- the spata2 gene encoding spermatogenesis-associated protein 2 yields the protein MDAKLKEDLFRRYVTALEKRLEEGGDYTGTGTTSGGEQSRQKDKEALLSTATALLGAYQPDPGQRFRMVRFYEIVDNSLHCQRGGSLKSLERAFHTLETICTNLLLFPWKKEFRCIKTFTGPYVYHLQSVISDAELRTLMRTIGYACDHNSQFHLQEHPVGSNHLRQLAFELFLAQAECRLLGEVVALARGSASELEALELRRGSRDDAAGCAEALRRRDSLGADMARLSVRPLDIERPHAHHLRRGSRPSKSVDVTDGAGHWHPAVSKPVLKASLSLRKEPLFVDAEEDMKDEIIRPSTSASFFSVAAPPSYSPIADFFPVQSPPPADSYTPYHLSSLDEIDLYTERGVAGTGGRQTPSRPSSREPREGRDGWLLKVHGGVKCQGCGLGCSSMASCQTCDRILCPSCHDLDPSPCCGLQDYHPKSSRPLDGYIPVKEKLSVYSNTQSHSHLHSHPLTLTHSHTQPHPHPQMVEKPLMSTKLFPSKSIALTTPKGGISERISMGGPRCGFCNKPGASHTCVNCSKVSCDSCMGLYANDVCTRKNPQHSFVPNHQLNFKSGTISHLVYR from the exons ATGGATGCCAAGTTGAAAGAAGATCTGTTTCGGAGGTATGTGACAGCACTGGAGAAACGTCTGGAGGAGGGGGGTGATTATACGGGGACCGGAACTACATCGGGTGGAGAGCAAAGTAGACAAAAGGACAAGGAGGCCCTACTTTCAACAGCAACGGCTCTGCTTGGCGCCTACCAGCCAGATCCTGGACAGAGGTTTCGCATGGTGCGTTTCTACGAGATTGTGGATAATTCCCTTCACTGCCAGAGAGGAGGCAGTCTCAAGAGCCTGGAGAGAGCATTTCACACCCTGGAAACCATCTGCACCAATCTCTTGCTCTTCCCTTGGAAAAAGGAGTTTAGATGTATAAAG ACCTTCACTGGGCCATACGTCTACCATCTGCAGTCTGTCATTTCTGATGCGGAACTCCGAACTTTGATGCGCACCATTGGGTATGCTTGTGATCATAATTCGCAGTTCCATTTGCAGGAGCATCCTGTGGGCTCAAATCATCTGCGCCAATTAGCATTCGAGCTCTTCTTGGCTCAGGCAGAGTGTCGTCTTCTGGGAGAGGTAGTGGCTTTGGCTCGTGGTTCAGCTTCAGAGCTGGAGGCCCTGGAACTCCGCAGAGGGAGCAGAGATGATGCAGCTGGCTGTGCTGAGGCGCTCCGTAGACGTGACAGCCTCGGGGCAGACATGGCTCGTCTGTCTGTGCGACCGCTGGATATAGAAAGACCTCACGCCCACCACTTAAGGCGAGGTAGCCGACCCTCCAAATCTGTGGATGTTACAGATGGGGCTGGGCACTGGCACCCAGCTGTGAGCAAGCCTGTTTTGAAGGCCTCGCTGAGCTTAAGGAAGGAACCTCTGTTTGTGGATGCAGAGGAAGATATGAAGGACGAGATCATCAGGCCCAGTACCTCGGCATCTTTTTTCTCCGTTGCAGCTCCACCTTCTTATAGCCCCATTGCAGACTTTTTCCCAGTTCAGTCGCCTCCCCCAGCTGATTCCTACACGCCATACCATCTGTCCTCATTGGATGAAATTGATTTATATACAGAGAGGGGGGTTGCCGGGACGGGAGGACGGCAAACCCCGTCCCGACCTTCTTCAAGGGAACCTCGAGAAGGACGGGACGGGTGGCTCCTTAAAGTTCATGGCGGAGTGAAGTGTCAGGGTTGTGGGCTAGGCTGTTCCTCAATGGCCTCCTGCCAAACATGTGACAGGATTCTTTGCCCGTCCTGCCATGACCTAGACCCTTCCCCTTGCTGCGGCCTCCAGGACTACCACCCCAAATCTTCCCGCCCCCTGGATGGATACATCCCTGTTAAAGAAAAGCTCTCTGTGTACTCTAACACTCAGTCTCACTCCCATCTTCATTCACACCCTCTGACATTAACCCACTCTCATACCCAGCCCCACCCTCACCCGCAGATGGTAGAAAAACCACTGATGTCCACCAAGCTGTTTCCGAGCAAATCCATTGCCTTGACAACACCCAAAGGTGGCATCAGTGAGCGAATTAGCATGGGGGGACCACGCTGTGGCTTTTGCAACAAGCCAGGTGCATCACACACCTGTGTGAATTGCTCCAAAGTATCATGTGACTCATGCATGGGCTTGTATGCAAACGATGTCTGCACGCGAAAGAATCCTCAGCACAGCTTTGTGCCCAACCATCAGCTCAACTTCAAATCTGGCACCATATCTCACCTGGTGTACCGGTAA